DNA from Grus americana isolate bGruAme1 chromosome 6, bGruAme1.mat, whole genome shotgun sequence:
TTCACTCGCGCTGGCAGGGTTTGGGCTGCAAACCCAGCGGTTCAGATGTTCGCTGGCTAACGAGCAGATACAAAGGGAGGTCATGGGGAGAAAGTAAAGAGGAAACTTGAAAAGATTCTTTTAAGGGGAAATGGTATGAATAtgttttaatgattattttaaaacttagcACACCGagcctttttcctcctttttgcaCCTACTGCCTTGTTGCATTGCAGGCTCTTTGTGTGCGTGGCATGAGCTCGGAGGTTCGTCTGAGACAGCACTTTCCCTGAAGAACCAGCAGTTGGAAAATTACATCATTCCTAAATTTTTAAGGGCTGAAGTCAGCAGAGAGCCAAAGCGCTACAAAGCAGAGGTTCGATATCATCTGAAATGCCTGTGAATACACACGCAAAGCCACTGTGCACGCCAGATGCCCAGCTCACCACCGCTTTTACTGCAACTACTCTGTTCTCTGAGCGACCTGGGAAGTGCGTACTGTTCCTCCCCTGCCGCCAGCACTGAAAACAAGGGGGGAACTCATCTGGAAACTGCACAGAGAGGGGCGACAATGTCTTTATGAACGCACAAGCCCTCGAGCTGGGACGTGCTGAAGATGTGTGGGTCAGGTGGGACCGAGCTCCCTGGTGCTCCTGGACCGCGGTGCCTCTGCCAGCCTCTGGCACACGTGCGAAGCAGCACACGAGTGTAAACTCAGCAATGCACAGCTGTAAAGGTAGCAGCTGTTTGAGTGAGTGATGGGGATAGGAGAGACGTGAATGATAAAGTCTGGCAGGGTGTTaggcaagagctgcagctccatccACCACAGCCACCCCCAGTGCCCATCTGGCCTCTGATCCCCCTCATCTGGAAAGACAACAGCGTGGGCTGGGGATACGCTGCAATACATCGGAAGgagaaaatgtgatttctcTCTACTGTTCAGAATTGAATTACAGAGAACAAATTGTATTTTGGCCTCAAGTTATATATAGGCTCATAAAGGCAGAAGAAGCTTCACCTACTTTTAGTGCTGAAGTCGTCCACCAAAATGACTTCTTCGATCAGGTGCGGAGGAGATCTGCTGAGGACGCTGTGAATGGAGCGGAGGAGGGTGGACCATACTTCATCCACAAAGCACATGATGATGGTGGTGGTTGGGAGGTCGTCGTGAACCCGCTGCTCGGAGCACCTGCAATGGCAACACGGGCTCACAGGCGACAGCCGGTCGCACTCCTGAAAATCTCCAGGCTTAGGGTTTGTTGGGAAACatgcagggagggggggaattgCCAACATGAGATACAGAGCCAACTCCCTGCGATGGGATTTTGTcgggacagggagcagaggggtgAGCAGGGGGAGCTCCCCACACACCCCAGAGTCCATGGGGACAGGATCCACTCACTCCTTCCTACCAGGGACCTCTTTTTAACCCCCTTCCCCCAGGTGATAACATCTCCTTTCTGTGAGCAAACAGTGCAAAGGCCCCAGGGAGCGAGCCCAGTCCCAGCTCTGCACCACTGGCCCCGGGAACTCCTGCGGGGAAAGGATCCCCATGCGCTGGGCGCCTTCCCGCAATGCTCTGAGCACCCGCAGAGCTTGGGATCCCGGGCTGTGTGAGATAACCTCGCTGGGAAAAAAGGATCAGTATTGTGTTCAAAATGCAGGGAAATGGCCGCTCAGCACAGCAACTTGTCAAACACGCAGACAGCGAGGAAGACTCGCCCAGTCCAACTTCTGCACCTAACTCAGGGGACCGGGGAGGACGGGAAAACATTCAAGCATCCGAATTTCATGTACGATGGTACTGGCGGGTCCGCTCCCTGAGCACCCACATCTCCCCAGGgtcgccccggcccggccggccATGCCCTGAGCCCACGTGCAGGGGCTCTGAGCGGCGCCTGCTTCCCTTGCAAACAGCCAGCGATACACATTGGTGGATCCGAGGGAGCGATAAAATTCCTCCTGTTTCTATGAGTTTGTCACTCTGTTCTGTGACAGCCAAAAACGCAACGGCTGGGTCAGGCCTGTGTCTCCAGCGCTTGGACAAAAGGTCAATGAGCAGCTTTTCTCATCTCCCATTTGCAATTCAAGCACCGCTTCGCTGCGTGCCTTGGGGAGCGGGgctccctcagctctcctgTCTCTGCGTGGATCTCCAGGCCTGCAGAACGCCTGGCACAGCACTCCTCTCCCCGAGACCGGACGGCTTATCCCAGAATACCCACGAATTGCTGGGACTTGCTTTCTCTCATCAATGGGCTGAAGTCTGAGAGcaggttttcttctcttgtcCTTCCAGAGCAGACCTCCTGCAGGCGGGACAGGCACCAGCCTGTCTGCGGATGAGTTTCTCAGCGATGAAAACACTGTTCGCTCTGCTGTCAACAACAGACAGAGAACAAGGACAGGTATATGGGAGTGTACAGAAAATTGACCTCTTGTTCTTCTGTCGTGATGAACGGGCCCTCGGGTTTGGCTGGTGCCGGCTCAGACGCTGATGCCAGGGCACTGCGCAGCTCAGACCACATGGTGGTTTGCAGAAAACTCAGAGGTTTCTCAGGGCTTCGCAGCTCATCAGAAGTGCCCTGGATAAGTGAAAATAACCTGAGGTACTCTCTGTCGCAATCCTTGGGACATGTcattccttctccttctgtAGCCTGGTTCACCTCGGGCAGCGGCCAGGGCTGGCGCAGCCAGGAGGGGATGTGCTGTTTGATATGGTTCGGTCGGAAACCATAACGGAGTTGGCCTGCGGTGACGGGACCTCTGCAGCGTGCGGGCTTGGTTTGGGCATGCTGGCAGGACTCCCGGGGTTGACAGAGAGAAGGCAGGGGCTGAACTGCCAGGGACATCACTTGCGAGAAGGAGACAGAACAGCAAAGGAGAGcaaaatcaggagaaaaagagatgaatTTGTAGTTGCTCCTACAGCGAACCCAAggaggcagctcctggggggaggagggacagAGGCTGTGGATAAAGCGGGAGACAGCTGCCGAGCACAACAGCTTTCATTGCATGGAgagatatttatatattttttaatatatgcacATGTAATACTTAATATATATTAACTAATGTTAAGTCAAATCCTTTTGAAATTCCACCCCAAACaggcttttaaacaaaaatagccCACAGCCTGTATGTTCGGTTGACATCACCCTGAAAGTCAGCAAAATGTAGGCTCTTAAGTTGCTAAAGTTGCTTTGGGAAGGCATCACCTTAGATCTGCTGCCCCTGAGTTCGGAAGGAGCCTGGCACCGAAGACCTGGGTGgcagggctgcccagccccgtcctctcccagctggcaGGCGCAGCGAGGTCCCTCCCCACGCCAGCCGGCACGGGTGATAACTAACCCAGATCGTACCGTGCCATGCAGCATGTGACGTGGATTTTGCCATCCCAGGAAATCTGGGTCCCTGTCTAAACCCGGATAATGTGATAGTCCCAGAGAAGCTACGGCCGTAGCCTGGGGAGGGGTCAGAGGCACGCAGAGACCTTCACTGCCGGTGCTGCAGTCCTGGGCTGAAATGGGGTCCAGGGCTCCTGActgggctctgcagggagcCTCCCTGCaagcccccccgccaccccctccACACCCGTGTGGCTTGTGCATCTCCCTCCTCCTTGGTGCGACTGCACACATTTCCGCAGAGGCACGGTGCCCGGCACCAGCACGGCAAGCAAAGCTCAGAAAGCAGCAAGCGTTGCACGCGGATAGGCAGACTGAAGGCTGCGACAGGACAAGTTTCCTGTTGGCCAGATTTCAGTGGGTAAGTCCAGCACCCAGCAAGGCtcacaagaaaaaacagagccTAAACTGGGAGAGACCTGAAGACtccagcaaaaaggaaacatgcTGTTTGATCTCCAAGAGCTGCCAACAGCCGTTGCTGGGAGCTGGCCCTTACAGCCCAAATTCTGCCGTGCCAACGGGCTGAGGGCAAAGCCCGTACGGGCTCCTGCCAGCACCGCAGCGCCCAGGGAAGCTCCCTGTGGTCCGGTGTGGCAGCACACGTCCCCAGGCAGTGCCGTCAGGGACGTGCCCTGTTTGGCCAAGGCGTTCCCCATGACGCCCAGGCAGCAATGCCGTCAGGTGCAGGGCCTCACCTCGAGCACCGACAGCGCCGTGGGAATGGCTGTGCGCTGTcctgtgggatgggggacagatCATGGCACGACTCCCATCCTGCCGCAGCCGTGGCCTGCCAGCGTGGGAGGAGGGATGCGGGAGGGTCTCTGCATGAGGTCTCTAACCTGCCAAGGGGCCGAGAGACGTCTGCAGTGCGAAAAGCTGAGTACGAGATGAACCTGCTGTTCACCTTGCCATGACCCTCCCCGCAGCTGCGCAagcacagcagctcaggagAGGGGGAGCCCCTCGAGCTCCTTACCCCTTCCATCGGCAGGACGCTGCCTACACCTTGCCCTTTCTTTTCTACAGGGACTACAGGCAGGGAGTGTCTTTTTTGACCCACAGTACTGAGATTTGCAGAATCAGCTGCACATTTCATTGGGACAGCTGTAACTGAAGGACAGCTTTCCAAATCAAAACTCTGCGTCCCTCCCCGCCTGTGCCCACAGATCCGAGTCCCCCGAGCCGCCCCCGCGGAGCGGGTACCGACCGCAGTGTCCTGCGGCACAAGGGCAGCGGTGCCACAGGTCCGCACGAAGGATGGCTCCTGGGAGCGTCCCCCGGACCGCCCTGACCGCAGGCTGGTGTGTGCCTCTTTAGTCAGGTCAGCGCTCAGCGCATGGCCTTGTCTCCTGCGGAGGCTTGTGGAGCCCCAGCcccagtcgggcaggggaggcCCTTGGGGTGCCTCTGCCTTGAGGGAAGGGCAGTGGCAGCTGGCAGGTGTGAGAGCACCTCCGGGCAGGGAGGGCTTCTGCTGCCGAGACAAACTGAAGGGGTGCAGGAGTGCTCAGGAACCAAATGCACAATTGCTGAAACCAAACGGCACGCAGCGCTGCACCTGATGAACCAGATGAAGTGTTTTAGGGCACAGAGAGGCCTGAGCCCCTTTGCCTGCCTCGTGTGCCCCAGCCTCTTCGGACAGCAGGGCTTAGCACGTTAAGACAATCTGCAAATTGTACCCGGTTTTAACATTTAATAACAAGCTGCTCTTACCTGGAAAGGCAAAAGCCATCTCCCAGCTACCATGCATTAAGCCAAGGCCTCGCTGTGCCCAGCAGCCCTCCCCGGGAGCCACTGGGCAGGTTCCCAGGGGCGCGGCACAGGTATTTGTGCAGGGGAAGCAGATCTTACCCGGCAGGCCTGGTGTCCACTATGGCTCGGTCTATGGGGATCAAATCGCTGAGGTAGACGTTAaagtttccttctttccatctACTTTTCGCTTCTTCTTGTTTATCATCAGGGACTGCAACAGGGTGTCCAAACTGGCCGGGAGCTTGGGGGTCTCTCGGGGCAAGCGTTGCATCCATGGACAAGACCCTGTGCGTTCCCGGGcggctgcctcctgcctgctcctgcccgtCCTTGCCAGCGGCAGGCGCCCCGTGAGTTGCTCCTTGCGTCGCACCCAGCGTCCGGCTCTGGCCATCCAGCGCTGCAGCCCCGGTGATGGCGTTCGCAGTACGGGCACCGTCACCATTTTTGTTAGCGAGTTGCCGCTCTTTGCTGCTGTCTTGTCTCTTTGTGATATTCCCCGCAAAGTCGGATCCAAGACGCGGGGCTGCTGGGCTGACGGGTTTTATCCCCTCTTTGCTAATAAGGATGAAGAGATGTTCGGAggaagtttctttctttcccactcttgtttcctcctgccctggcagggctcccagccccgctgcccgggATGGCGGACTGGCTTTCCCCGGTGTGCCGGCAGGTCGCTGCCGACTCCCGTTGGCGTGTCCGGGTCCCTCCGCCACCGTCACCCCAACCCCAGCCCCCTGTGCAGGCTCGGGGCGCCTGggagccggcggggcgggggaagggggCTTGTGGGGAGGCCGCGGGGCGCCTGCCCGGGACGGCGAcgcctcctgcagcccagctctgctgccagcgGGGTCGGTTACAACCCCCTCCGCTGCCTCGGACAGGGGTTTGCTCGCTGCCGGCGCCGCTACAGCCCCCGCACCGCCCCTCAAGCTGACAACCGACCTCGGCGGCGGGGTCAGCCGAGCCCCCGGGGCAGCCGCGGGCCGCTCCTCTGCGCGCCCTCCCCGCTGCGGGGGGCTCggcggccggggggggccgggccgggctgcccGGGCGGGCGGGCTCCCTCCGTCCCTGCGCCCACCGCGGCGGAGCCCGGCGGGGTCGGGCCGGCTGCTGCCCGCCGGCGGCTCGGGGCCGCGCCACAGCTGCGCCCGCTCctgcccgcgccccgccgcctcctTCAGCAGCCGCCCGCCGGCGTCGCCGAGGGAGAGGCGGAGCGCGGCCATGTCGAGGAGCAGCCAGACGACGGAGGCGGCGAAGACGAACGCCAGCGCTCGCCCGCTGCCGCGGAAGAGCCGCCGCAGCCCGCTCATCCCCGGAGGCCGCCCCGGACGGGCGGAGAGAGCAGCCGGGCCGCCGCACGCCGTGCCCGGAGGGAAGCGGAgaggcgggccggggccggggctccTCTCGCCCCACCCAGCGCCGGGAGCCCACGCTGTAACCCAACACCGGAGGAaacccgcccggcccggcccggcgagCTCCGGCCGGCTCTCACCTCCGCGGCCGCCCGGCTTTAACCCGCGGCGCAGCGCTGCGCTCCCCGGCGGTGTGTGCACGGCCCCGCGCTGGGCCGGCCCGCCGGCAAACGCGGAACGGCTCAGACGGCTTGTTCCAGCGCGAACAGGGCGCGGAGCGTCTGCGTTCGGGGGTGCAGCAGGTCCCGGGGGTGCAGCAGGTCCCGGGGGTGGCGGGGCAGCCGGGCCGGCCCGGGTGGGAATGCGGGTGCCAAGAGGGGTCATTGCACGGAACTGAGCGGTGTGCGTGTAAGCGCTGTACGTGGCAGTCGTGGCAGCAGCCTGAGGTTAAGGCTCTGTGCAGGGTACGGGGATGTTTTCCACGGCCCCACGCCAGTGACGGGGCACGGCACCCGCGGCTGCACGGCGCCGGCCCCACGCGGGACGCGAAGCGCTGCGGCCTCGGCGGGCCGAGCCAACGGGGGGGGCAACACCGGCCGGGGAACCTCCCCTGCCACGCCGGCCGTGCACCGCAGCGTGGGACGTGGCGGGGTGTGCTGGGGGTGTGTGCTGGGGGTGGGCTGGCTCTGTGGGCTGTGCTGcgggtgggctgggggctgggctggggggggtgggcttggggggtgctgggggctccGTGTCCCCTGGGGTCCCCTGGGGTCCCCTGGTGTCGGGGTGGCAGGCTGTGCCGGGGTAAAACGCAGTGAATCGTCAGCAGAAGCTGTTCCAGCAGACATGGTCGTGTCGGATGGCCCGTGTGGGGTTAGGATATTTGGGAGATGCTCTGCGCAGGGTGAAGGTGCGTCAGTCGCGGTGGGCTCCTCATGCTGGGACAGTCACACGGGACCCCCGTGACTGGATTGCACCAGCTGAGCAAAACCACGGCTCGGGGAGGCTCTCCGTCCCACCGCTGCCAGGAGCCTTGCAGCGGGGACAGACCCCATCACCAGCGGGACGGGCCCACTGCCCTGCCCAGGAGACTCCGCTCCCCGTGCCAGGGTCGCCGTCAAGCAGCTTCTCTCCGTTAGTGAACGCCGTGCAGCCCGTGAGTGGGGACAACGTCGCACAGTCGGTCCGGCATCCGTTGCTCCTGTAGACACAGTCGGGTTAAAGAGCTGTAAGATCAGGTGTAATGTGTGGGCATCGGTTGTGAAAATTCAGGATACGGGCACTgaagtgaaagaggaaaaagcctgAGCTGGTCAGTATTTTGCAGCTCTCTTAAACTCTGatattaataaatttaaaagcaatgcaCGGTATCCCAGATCAcaaaggaggtttttttaaaatatagggCTCTAACCCACTGCAGTGCATATGactattaaaaggaaaataaatgagtgcagaagaaaaattatatttgtactttaaaaaaatactaatttcaaAGTCCAGCCTATGGTTATATGGCAAGATAGAATACAAAAGAAATGGCAATTCTGTTGTTTTTCCAAGGCTTTTCTTTGTAGAGCAAACTCCCCTCAGACGTGGCAGGCAGttctgatttcagcaggatttgCGTGTGTGGATGGTGCATGCTTAAGGACTTTCAGTGAGAGTGAAGGATAAGATTGCGAAACAAatgttaaaagggaaaaaaatgagtagcTGTTTGAGAGTAAGGAAGCTTGGAGTCAAGACTAAACTTAAATGAAATCATACCTTTGGTTTAGAAATAAAGGTTTAAGATAAACCACAGGCTGTGTGTTCATGCACCACGCTGGCactgttttttcacttttttttttttttccctttctgttcctGACTGTCTTGCCCAGCCACGGGAGCGCTCAGGAGCTCGCTCCAGCACACCGTCCTGGTATGGCCGGGGTCCCCG
Protein-coding regions in this window:
- the GALNT5 gene encoding polypeptide N-acetylgalactosaminyltransferase 5; the protein is MSGLRRLFRGSGRALAFVFAASVVWLLLDMAALRLSLGDAGGRLLKEAAGRGQERAQLWRGPEPPAGSSRPDPAGLRRGGRRDGGSPPARAARPGPPRPPSPPQRGGRAEERPAAAPGARLTPPPRSVVSLRGGAGAVAAPAASKPLSEAAEGVVTDPAGSRAGLQEASPSRAGAPRPPHKPPSPAPPAPRRPEPAQGAGVGVTVAEGPGHANGSRQRPAGTPGKASPPSRAAGLGALPGQEETRVGKKETSSEHLFILISKEGIKPVSPAAPRLGSDFAGNITKRQDSSKERQLANKNGDGARTANAITGAAALDGQSRTLGATQGATHGAPAAGKDGQEQAGGSRPGTHRVLSMDATLAPRDPQAPGQFGHPVAVPDDKQEEAKSRWKEGNFNVYLSDLIPIDRAIVDTRPAGCSEQRVHDDLPTTTIIMCFVDEVWSTLLRSIHSVLSRSPPHLIEEVILVDDFSTKKYLKEKLDKYMSRFPKVKILHLKERHGLIRARLAGAEMAKGAVLTFLDSHVECNVGWLEPLLERVRLSRAKVACPVIEVISDKDMSYMTVDNFQRGIFTWPMNFGWRQIPQEVIEKNKIKETDIIRCPVMAGGLFSIDKKYFFELGMYDPGLDVWGGENMEISFKVWMCGGEIEIVPCSRVGHIFRNDNPYSFPKDRVRTVERNLARVAEVWLDEYKELFYGHAYHLVLKNLDVGDLTQQIQLRKKLQCKSFRWYLENVYPDLEAPLVKASGLLVNIAAARCITVENTTLAFEACDVNNKNQKFNYTWLRLIRHRELCVAPAGAAGALGLRHCEDRSRSLTWLHRSLAAFQPELTDHIVSEHLQPPACLEVDPSHKALRVNACDSANPYQKWQFGNYYAD